The sequence below is a genomic window from Felis catus isolate Fca126 chromosome A2, F.catus_Fca126_mat1.0, whole genome shotgun sequence.
GCCGTTGCTGGAGACCTAAGTGGACCCAGGGGtcccccccctcacccctgggGGTGGCAGAGCCCAAATCTgggccaggagagaggcagaggcagggaaggaggtggggaaagccAGAGAGGTAGAcaagggatgagagagaggggacagacaCAAGGAACGTGTTcgcagaggggaggcagaggggacaacACAcagcgggtggggtggggagggaaggggcaggacgGGCGGCTCTCTCCCGGGCCCTGGGGGCCGCCCCAGCCCAGAGGTTACGACTGAATAAATAGCGAGTCTGCTCGTGGCCTGCTGTCTTCCGTTCACAGTGTCTGTCAGGGGGACGCGCACGGCCGGCTGACCCCGGGACGGGAAGGGCTGGGGCCTGGCGAGCCCGTCTGTCCACAGCTGGTGGGCAGGGAGTCGGGGGTGGGTCGGCGCCCCCTACTTTCTGTCCTCAGCCCTCAGCAGCCATCCAGATCCCAGGTCTCCCCTGGCGGGCAGCTGGGTggccaggtggggaagggggggcctGTGGCCATGCCCCCGGCCCCCGGTGGGGCTGGCCGCCACCACGTGGCTACCTGAAGAAGGGCAGGTGGTGCTGGCTCAGGACTCCGCTAGTCCTCGGTGACTCGGTCTTCGCCATGACATCCTTGAACCAGGATGCCACGTCTACCTCCAGCATCTCGTAGCGCTTGATGAAACTGTGTTCCTGTGGGCCCGAGGGGTAGGGCTTAGGACCAGGGAGGAGCCCCAGCGGGGAAACAGGCCCCTGGATGTCCAgatggggtcgggggggggggggggaggcaggggccccAGATACTCACAAGTAGCTTATTATACTTTGGTCTCTTCCTGTGATCCTTAGTAAGGCTAACAGAGAAGAGGGACGAAACAGAAATCAGAGCTTGGGAAGCGGGGCCTGGCTGTCCCGGGGACACAACTGTCCTCCCTCTGAGACAGCGGTCTTCAGAATCTGGAGGGAAGCGGCTGCTGTGTTCACAGCCCTGTGCGCTGGCTGAGAAGCCAGAGGACCCAGGGCCTGCACAAATCCCACCTGCGGCGGAAGCCCCAcctgggctgggaggggcccACGGGAGAGGTGGACCGGGGCTCTCCCGCACGACGATCAAATGGGGACACCACGCGGGCATCATTCTGCTTGTCGCCGCGGGACACACAGACCCCTAGGCCCCGGGGCACATCGGCTTGTTCACAACCTCCTGTGGCCAAGCCCGAGGGCCATCCTGCCAGTGGCCCACAGGGCCAACTCGGGCCTCGGGTTCCAGCTGCCGCCCACATCCCCGCCCCGACTGCAGCCTTCTCGCCcacagctgcccccaccccccgccagccccAAATCTCCCTGGCTGTTCTGAGCGCAGGGCCACACCTGACCCCGCCCTGCCTCCCAGAGCacagcactggggggggggggggggggggagggggcctcctCACCAGTCTTTGACGAAGGACTGAAAGTCCCCCGAGAAGCCCATGTGACCGGGCAAGAGCGGGGGCTCTTCCTGCAGGACTTTGGTGAGGACCTCAAAGTCTGTCTTGCAGTTCTTGTAGGGAAACTGTCCCGTCGCCAGCTCCACCTAGGAGAGAAGCAGGCGGGCTGGGTGGGCCGAGGACTGGTCCCCGCCCTCCCTTACCGCCCTCGTCTGTATCCCAAGAAGACGCTGGCAGGGGCCCCGCAACTCACCAAGGAGATGCCAAGGCTCCACACATCGGCCCGGATGTCGTAGTCTGGCTTGGTGGGGTCCGGAGGGTCTATGCGCTCAGGCTGCCGGTGGGAGAAGGGGACGATGTACCCCCAGGGCCGCGGCAGGCGTGCCGCCCAGATCCCCACGCTCGCCCGCCGGGGCGCCGCCGGACCCCCCACTCACTGCCATGTAGGCGGCACAGCCCGCGCTGCGCGTCTTGGCCTTGGAATCGACGAGACGGCCGCTGATGCCGAAGTCGCAGAGCTTGATCTGGCCCCGCTCGTCCAGCAGGATGTTGGAGGGCTTGACGTCACGGTGGATCACGCCGTGCTTCTCCTTCAGGTAGTACAGCGCCTTCACGATCTGCGGCGAGGACAGCGGAGGGCACCCGTGATGGGAGGATGGGGGCCCAGGGGCCACCCGCCCGGCCGCACCCCTGTCGGGCTGCTCACCGCCACCGTCATCTTGCCCAGGATCCGCTCGGGAATGGGGCCCTGCACCCGCTTCTTGAGCTTCTCGGCGCACGTGCCCATGAGCTCCATGGCGATGAAAACATCCGTCTGTGGGGGCGGCACGTGCCGGCTCGGGGGGCAGCCGCACCCTCCGGCCCACCCCACACAGACCAGCAGCAGGGGGCACACCCGGAGATCAGCAAGGACACCTGGGGAGCCCACCAGAGCCCACCTGGGGAACACCAGAGGCCTGGACTCACATTAGTGATGAAGGTCCCGAAGCACTGCACGATGTAGGGGCAGTCATGGCTCTTGAGGACCACATCCAGGTCCATGAGGATCCGCTTGTTCTCCTCCTTGTTCCCCGAGCGCCGCATTTGCTGCACGGGACGGCCGGGGAGCCTTAGTGCCCGGTCTCGGGGCGGGGCGCCCGctggggacgggggcggggctCACCTTGACGGCAATGACATGGCCCGTCTTCCTGAAGCGCATCTTCCACACCTGGCCGCAAGTGCCGCTGCCCATCTCGCCCAGGTTCTCCAGATCGTGGATTTCTGCCTGGTACCGCTGTCGAGGACAGCCAGAGCTGGAGGCTCTGCCGGGTCCCCGCCTGCCCCCGACAAAGACCTAGCCCCACCACGtgtcctgcccgccccccccaggGGTCAGGGCGAGGTGGTACCTGGCCCCCGATGGTTAGGTAGCCCGTCTGCTTCATGATCTCCTGTAGCTTCTGGTCAATTTCGATGCTGAGGGAACAGGGAGGAGGTCCCGGTGGAGGAGGGTCCCAACCAAACTGAGGCCACCCCAGTCCCCGTCACACAGGGGTTCCCCACAGATttcacccccctcctccctggggcGGGCAAAGCGGCCTCCCCACACTGACCTCCTGACCCCCGCACTGGCCAGCTGGCCCCATCCGACAGCTCACCTCTCCATGCTGCGGGGTGTGAACAAGGTTGACGGAAGCCCCAGCATGTGGCGGGGCCGGGCAGGGGGTGTGGGGTGCTGTGGGGAGCTCTCGGAGGACGGTGAGCGGCTGCCCCCATCATTGGCCAGCGGgagctgcagggctggggagggggggggtgagAGCCAGGGGTGAGAGGGGTTAGCTGGCACTGTGGGGTCTTCGGGGGACTCCGGTCTTCCCCTCCCTGGCATCAGGTAGGCCAACACAGACATGGGCTGGAGGAGCTAaggtctccctcccacccccaaccactCTCAGGGTGCCTTCTCCTGCCCCCCTGACCTGGAAGAAGATGGAGtgggctggcagggaggggtggtCCCCAGAGGCTGAGGGATTGTCCCCAAGTCTATGCTGACACAGGATCAAGGCCCAGAGGCTGACGGCACCCTTCAGCCAGGCAGTCTTCCTTATGTGTCCctttctgccccacctctgcccagGAGCAGGCCCAGGGCCACGGTGCCCACGCTCCGGACCACGTGAGGAAGGAACGCCCGCCAGGATCAGCCTGGGCTCTGGCCCTGTTGGGAGCACTGCACGTGGCTGCCCAATAAGAATCAAGCAGACCACCCCAGGGAGACAATGAGCGAGGGACGCAAGCTTCCAGCTGCCTTGCCGCACATTCTGTTCCAGGGTCAGGGAGGGCCATCCTCTAGCCAGCAGGCTCGTTTCTGAGCCTCCCAGCTCGGCCTACAAAGCTGGGGCCAACGGGCGGGGGCAGGACCCCAGGCTGGGCCTGTGTCCTTTGGGTGAGGGGCTCCGGGCGGCACAGCCCCTCCAAGGGCTGGTGGGACGGGAGGTGGGGCACGGGCCAGGCAGTGGGGTTTGGTTCTTCTCAGCAGCCTGCATGCGGACAGCTTGGGCATGctacaggcaggcaggcaggcagcggGCAGGCAGCGGTCACCCCAGGATGGGCAGGCGGCATTCGGGGATCGGGAGggcaggagacagacagacaaatggGAGCCAAGACTTGGAGCCCAGCTGCCCAGAGGGGGCGCTGCAGAGACAGGCCAGACAGGGGCCCGGGACAGGACAGGAGGTTCTCGGAGTGGCTAGAATCCTCCCTGGCTGGGCTGGCAATAGGGTCGAGGAGCAGAGACCGGTGTGGTCCCTGGAGAAGACACATGACCCTCCACTCAACCCTCATGCCCCCAGAGTCCCTGGAAGTGCTCCAGAAGGGGTCCCTAGCTGGGTAGGGCACTGGCTCCACGAGCTAAGGGGCCAGAAGAGGACGTTTCGTGGAGAACGGCCAGGAGGCCTGGGGCCTGCCGCTCTGCCCCTGGCCTCCCCCCCGCACCCCACCTACACCTCCTGCCacggcccaccccttcctcctccagttCTGTAAGCACCTGGTGATGTGGGCCCAGTGACCAACGTACAGAGACAAATATGCCTGAATTGCTGGCATGTGGGCACTTTCCCTGCCTTGCCAGCCTGGGACCCTGACCACATCTAGAGTGAGGGGGCAGGCATGTGACCCTTGCCTACAATTGAAAATGGGATGCGGGTCTTGCTAAGGGCTGGTAAGAGCAAAGGAAAGGCCCGGGGGACCAGTGCCCATCAGCCTGCACTGGCCTGGGGGCCTGACCTCCTGGGCCCCCTCCCTGCTGTTCCAGCCCCTTGCTTTGTAATCCCCTGCTTCATTACACGGCCATGGCCAGAGGCAGAatcctcatccctccctccctggcccaaCCACCTCAGGGACACTCGAGGGCCCCCCATGCTGTCCCTGTACCTGGGCTCTCTGGAGACACTGCCAGGCTCTCACCCCCTGGAGGATATCTGGGCCCCCTTTCTGCCCTACACTGTCAGGTGTGTGGGGTGAGGACCACACCCTACCCTCTCTGTACTTCTCAGGGGGGTGCAGACGCTTCCTGGGGTCCTTCAGACTGAAGCATGGTGGAGATTTGAGTGGGGCCAGTGTGGGGTGACtaaggtggggggaaaggggcagataCACAAAGGCCCTGAAAACAGAGGTCACAGAGGTGGGGACAGGCCACGCGGCAGGTCAGGAGGGCACAGTGAGAGCAAGaggctgaaagagagagaaagagagaatgagacagaacaAGAGAGGGCATGAAAGCACATGGCCAACAGGAGCCACAGATGTACTAGGCTGCCAGCCCAACACGTGCACgcacgtgcacgcgcgcgcacacacacacacacacacacacacacacacacacacaccccacacgcgTCTGCTCCCAGACCCACCGGCAACTGCACTCAGGCCTCAGCTGGCTGCCTTCTCTACCTTCCTTCACATGCTCCCCACCTCCCATGAGACTGCGCTCAGATCGCAGCTTCTCCAGAGGCTTCCCCAACTGGGCCCCCGCTGCAGAACCCCAACCCAGCTCTACTCTGCCTTTTCTGCAAGGCATCACCGCTTTCTCCACTTCTCCCAGACCAGGAGGATGCTCCCTGTCAGGGAGCGTCAGCCGCAGAAGGAAGGGGCCTTGGTCCATATTCTGTCTGCCGCCGTGTCCCTAGCACCTAAAACAGACACGGAACGTGGCAGGCAATACATGTTCGCCGTACTGTCGGAACGGACCAACAGATGTAGCCCGATGGCCTTGGCCCcgctttccctctttccctcacgtgcgcgcgcgcgcacacacacacacacacacacacacacacacacacacacacgtgatcTCTCACGGGTGGCAGACTCCTGGCCGGTGAAGGAGCCCATTTCCTCTTCAGGGGAGTCCAAACCTGAGCTCACCAGGAAGGGAGGAGCGGAAGGTGAGAGAACACAGAAGAGGCCAAGTGGGCCGAACATCACTGATCACGGATCGGGTGGAAGGACAGAGAGTAAGAGTGACAGGCGcgggcacgcacacacacaccgcacACACAGCATGGGGCGATGGGGGAGGGCATTCTGCGGCCGGGGCAGCGGTTAGGTCAATGGTGCAGATGTCCAAGCGGCAATGATAAAAAGGCTGGTACCTGCTCGTTGGGACGGGGCAGGAGCAGGGCTTAGAGTGATCACAATAACTGgatggggaaaaggaagaaaaaaaacaacaccacgATAAATCACAACAGAAACAACTGATttgtccaaaagaaaagaaatcaaatcataacaaggaagagggggaggcGCGAGGCACCAAAGTGCAGAGACGGGTAGAAACCACAGAGATGGGAGGACCAGGAGGATGGGATGGAGCTGACACAGACACAGACGCCTGGAGGGGGCTCCTCGGGGGCCTGCCCACCACGGGCCTCACCGTACCACACTCTGCACCTGGGACAGCCACCCCGTAAGGCAccgcaggccccatgcccagccctGTCTCATCCAAGCTGGGGCTGCGGGAGGCAGCATCGCAGACCCCAGCAGGGACCCTCCGGTGTCGGGAGGGTATCTGCCCAGGGAGGAGCCCACACTACCCCAGgtcagaagaggaagggaggagtggACTGCACACAGGGTTGGTGGGGGCACTCAGGCTGTGAAGGTCAGGCTGGATGAGCAGGGAGAGACTGGAATACCCCGATGTGGGCGCATGTCCCCCTCCTATCAGGATGACCCCACAGGGAGCTGCATAAGCTACATGAATCGCGGAAGAATCACAAAGGAGGGTCAGGTGTTAGCTCAAGAGAGCAAGGTGCTCCTCATCAGGTCTGGGGAGAGGGTGAAGGCCTCATGCCCTCCAGCTGAGAGATTTGGGGAAGGGGTTCTGTGGGACAAAACAAAGAGACTAGACAGTGGTAGTGTCATGGCAATCCCTGGCCAGGTGTTGAGTGCCGGGGAGGGGCAGCTTTTGACTCCAAACAATAAGACGCCAGGCAGGTAGTCACAGAGACGGTGGGATCAGAAGTGAGGTGTACACGGGCTGGGATAGCACCACACTGGCCTCAGGTATCCCTAGGCCAGGTGAATGTGGGTGTGCAGGAAGTCACTTGAGTCCAGGTGACAACGTTGCCAGGCTGGAAGCTGGGTGTGTATTTTCGGAGAGGCCAGACAGTCGCCAAGATGAAGTAGGAGGGGGCCTGGTGTATGTGGGTAGGGTGTGTGCGGGAGGGGGTCTGCGAGGCCGAAGGACAAGGTCCCAGCCTAGTAAAAAGGGATCACCAGACACAGTCACAGAAAAGGAGGTCAGAGGAATAGGGGGTTATATGTGGTCAAATAATCTCAGGTGTCAGCCGGGCCAGGTGTGCGTGTATGAATGCGAGTGGACCATCCACTGAACCATATGACAAGGACCCAGGTGCAGAGGTTGGGAGAAGGGGCCCCCTGCCAGTCACTGAGATGGCAGGCGTGAAATCATCTGGTCGGAAGGGACGTGCACATGTTTGCGGGGGATCTGGATGTGGTCACAGTCGCTCGGATTAAGGGGAGCCCGGCTCCTAGAGTAGGTGACGATGACACGGGCTCCGAGGATCACGGTGAGGGGGCGGGTCATCAGATGGGGAGGCCTTGCCCTAGGGCCGGGTGACTAGGCTCATAGGCCCCGTAAGGGGGATCCCCCTAGGCTGGGGGGAGGGCCTCCCGGGAGCCCGCCGGCCCCACGCCCCCCTGGGTCACCGTGACCCTCTCCCCGCGAGCCGACAGCAGGGGGTAtagggtggagagaaggaggagcaAGAGCGCCCCGGAAGCGAGGGCGGGGCCtgacggcgggggcggggcttccCGCGGCGcgcgccccgcccgcccgccccctcccccacgccgcCGTGCTTACTGGGCCTGGGCCGCTGGGGGCTGATATCCAGGTTGAGGTCGATCCTCCGCCGGGCCTCGCGGTTCTCCTGCTTCAGCTTTGCTTCCAGGCGGGACAGCTTCTGCTCCAGGGAggacgccgccatcttccccgccgccgccgcgcacCGCCCGGCCGCCCGTCAGTCCGGCAGACAAACACCGCACTGCGCCTGCGCTTGGATGACCCCGCCGAGCCGCCGTCTCTCCCTGCACGGCGCATGTCCGCGGCGCGCACTCGCCCGTCCCTCGTGCTAACCTCCGCGCATGCGTGCTTCTTCCCGGCCGGAGAGATGACGCCACCTAGAGTTCGCGTCGGGCAACGTGCAAAGCCGCTCATCGTGATGCGCATGCGCGGACTCGGAGCCCTTTCTCGAGAGGCACTGCGTTGAAATCCATTCACGGTTCTGCGGACCGCGGCAGGCGGGGAGAGCGGCGCGCCT
It includes:
- the MAP2K7 gene encoding dual specificity mitogen-activated protein kinase kinase 7 isoform X1, which translates into the protein MAASSLEQKLSRLEAKLKQENREARRRIDLNLDISPQRPRPIIVITLSPAPAPSQRAALQLPLANDGGSRSPSSESSPQHPTPPARPRHMLGLPSTLFTPRSMESIEIDQKLQEIMKQTGYLTIGGQRYQAEIHDLENLGEMGSGTCGQVWKMRFRKTGHVIAVKQMRRSGNKEENKRILMDLDVVLKSHDCPYIVQCFGTFITNTDVFIAMELMGTCAEKLKKRVQGPIPERILGKMTVAIVKALYYLKEKHGVIHRDVKPSNILLDERGQIKLCDFGISGRLVDSKAKTRSAGCAAYMAPERIDPPDPTKPDYDIRADVWSLGISLVELATGQFPYKNCKTDFEVLTKVLQEEPPLLPGHMGFSGDFQSFVKDCLTKDHRKRPKYNKLLEHSFIKRYEMLEVDVASWFKDVMAKTESPRTSGVLSQHHLPFFR
- the MAP2K7 gene encoding dual specificity mitogen-activated protein kinase kinase 7 isoform X2; translation: MAASSLEQKLSRLEAKLKQENREARRRIDLNLDISPQRPRPTLQLPLANDGGSRSPSSESSPQHPTPPARPRHMLGLPSTLFTPRSMESIEIDQKLQEIMKQTGYLTIGGQRYQAEIHDLENLGEMGSGTCGQVWKMRFRKTGHVIAVKQMRRSGNKEENKRILMDLDVVLKSHDCPYIVQCFGTFITNTDVFIAMELMGTCAEKLKKRVQGPIPERILGKMTVAIVKALYYLKEKHGVIHRDVKPSNILLDERGQIKLCDFGISGRLVDSKAKTRSAGCAAYMAPERIDPPDPTKPDYDIRADVWSLGISLVELATGQFPYKNCKTDFEVLTKVLQEEPPLLPGHMGFSGDFQSFVKDCLTKDHRKRPKYNKLLEHSFIKRYEMLEVDVASWFKDVMAKTESPRTSGVLSQHHLPFFR
- the MAP2K7 gene encoding dual specificity mitogen-activated protein kinase kinase 7 isoform X3, which gives rise to MAASSLEQKLSRLEAKLKQENREARRRIDLNLDISPQRPRPIIVITLSPAPAPSQRAALQLPLANDGGSRSPSSESSPQHPTPPARPRHMLGLPSTLFTPRSMESIEIDQKLQEIMKQTGYLTIGGQRYQAEIHDLENLGEMGSGTCGQVWKMRFRKTGHVIAVKQMRRSGNKEENKRILMDLDVVLKSHDCPYIVQCFGTFITNIVKALYYLKEKHGVIHRDVKPSNILLDERGQIKLCDFGISGRLVDSKAKTRSAGCAAYMAPERIDPPDPTKPDYDIRADVWSLGISLVELATGQFPYKNCKTDFEVLTKVLQEEPPLLPGHMGFSGDFQSFVKDCLTKDHRKRPKYNKLLEHSFIKRYEMLEVDVASWFKDVMAKTESPRTSGVLSQHHLPFFR